In Rhizoctonia solani chromosome 7, complete sequence, one DNA window encodes the following:
- a CDS encoding RING finger protein, whose amino-acid sequence MKVVLAVLAAASLAWGYIPAEGTNDTQQLNLADASSLKLASPIYTEEVSYQLARTGSSGFQLGAFVHFDESSLSDPDNSYTPTPWIAMISCDKNSTNASNDTDIFTSARDRGAVAALLYSTKSQACLINPSYSDADEFDRILDIFATKDKFAARLIESLFTNVNKTYRSFNSKLLNESYLAINNTDSFAQVPFLMASLTAWNATSTSTNTTHSSPPPSTTSDDNKPNTGLAMIVLYAITGCVSLLFCVVILSGAIRAIRHPERYGPRSGDPNLHGPGSAPQTRAAGLARAVLDTFPVVKFGRPSATTNQSYEAKDYETKDVEMTRTSGSAADLERGMPTVKPVGTLVHSSTPDESSGTQPSQPVASGSSPSSPTRGDNLTRVAIGVETCPICILDFEDGDDLRVLPCEGRHRFHRDCVDQWLLELSSSCPLCREDFAALEAMAAGNHPDDVPEESAHGQAHGGSRFSKYLRFARHRREQSRSAEAGTAPSAVPQTPTDPDHETSAGWRPRAHPSGNEPHS is encoded by the exons ATGAAGGTGGTTCTTGCGGTCCTTGCTGCAGCTAGTCTGGCATGGGGATATATCCCAGCAGAGGGGACGAACGATACGCAGCAGCTGAATCTGGCTGATGCGTCGAGTTTAAAACTTGCCTCCCCAATTTACACTGAGGAGGTTTCTTACCAGCTGGCACGCACTGGGTCCAGTGGTTTTCAGTTG GGGGCATTTGTTCATTTCGACGAGAGCTCGTTAAGCGATCCGGATAATTCGTACACACCAACACCTTGGATTGCCATG ATCTCGTGCGACAAAAACTCAACAAATGCATCGAACGATACCGACATTTTCACGAGTGCTAGAGACAGGGGGGCTGTTGCCGCA TTACTGTATTCGACCAAGTCCCAGGCGTGCCTCATCAACCCCTCGTATTCTGA TGCAGACGAGTTTGACCGTATTCTCGATATATTTGCGACTAAAGATAAATTCGCAGCAC GCTTGATCGAGAGTCTCTTCACCAACGTTAACAAGACGTATCGATCCTTCAACTCGAAGCTTCTCAACGAGTCCTATCTTGCTATCAACAACACGGACTCATTTGCGCAAGTACCGTTCCTGATGGCTTCCCTTACAGCTTGGAATGCCACGTCCACTTCGACCAACACTACCCACTCCAGCCCCCCTCCAAGCACCACCAGTGATGATAACAAGCCCAACACAGGTCTCGCAAT GATCGTCCTCTATGCTATCACAGGATGCGTTTCGCTCTTGTTTTGCGTGGTTATCCTTAGTGGAGCGATCCGTGCGATTCGACACCCCGAGCGATATGGGCCTAGGAGTGGTGATCCAAATCTTCATGGGCCTGGAAGCGCACCTCAAACTCGTGCTGCTGGTCTCGCCCGTGCGGTTCTTGACACATTCCCAGTTGTCAAGTTCGGTCGACCCTCGGCAACTACGAACCAATCGTATGAAGCCAAGGACTATGAGACAAAAGATGTAGAGATGACAAGGACAAGCGGATCGGCAGCGGATCTCGAGAGAGGAATGCCCACGGTTAAACCGGTTGGTACCTTGGTCCACAGCTCCACGCCCGACGAATCCAGTGGAACCCAACCGTCCCAGCCTGTCGCATCTGGCTCCTCGCCTTCGTCGCCTACACGAGGCGACAATTTGACCCGTGTGGCGATCGGCGTGGAAACCTGTCCGATCTGTATTCTGGATTTTGAAGACGGTGACGATCTGCGTGTACTTCCTTGCGAGGGTCGGCATAGATTCCACCGAGACTGTGTCGACCAATGGCTGCTCGAGCTTTCGAGCTCTTGCCCTTTGTGTCGTGAAG ACTTCGCTGCCCTGGAGGCTATGGCCGCTGGGAACCATCCAGATGACGTTCCTGAGGAATCTGCACACGGCCAGGCGCACGGTGGGAGCAGGTTTTCCAAGTACCTACGTTTCGCAAGACACCGTCGTGAACAGAGTCGAAGCGCCGAGGCTGGGACTGCTCCAAGCGCCGTCCCCCAGACACCCACGGACCCCGACCATGAGACTTCGGCGGGCTGGCGTCCGCGTGCTCATCCCAGTGGGAATGAGCCCCACTCGTGA